From the Prunus dulcis chromosome 4, ALMONDv2, whole genome shotgun sequence genome, one window contains:
- the LOC117624633 gene encoding universal stress protein PHOS32, translated as MASPSKSPLKEPGDRQSAAIVVQPSSPRYPPSGTPTSGAQRRIGIAVDLSDESAFAVKWAVQNYLRPGDAVILLHVRPTSVLYGADWGATDVSIPEDQESQQKLEDDFDNFTVTKANDLAKPLEEAKTPYKIHIVKDHDMKERLCLEVERLGLSAVVMGSRGFGASKTTSKARLGSVSDYCVHHCVCPVIVVRFSDEKDENDVAKQGKFGCPVVREEEPEFHDALEKDSDKAR; from the coding sequence ATGGCTTCTCCGAGTAAGAGCCCACTTAAAGAACCAGGAGATCGTCAGTCAGCGGCAATCGTAGTCCAACCGTCGTCCCCGCGTTACCCTCCGAGTGGGACCCCCACCTCTGGGGCCCAGCGCCGAATCGGGATCGCCGTCGATCTCAGCGACGAGAGCGCCTTCGCCGTCAAATGGGCCGTCCAGAATTACCTCCGCCCCGGCGATGCCGTCATCCTCCTCCACGTCCGCCCCACCAGCGTCCTCTACGGCGCTGACTGGGGCGCCACCGATGTCTCCATCCCTGAAGACCAAGAGTCTCAGCAGAAGCTCGAGGACGATTTCGACAATTTCACCGTCACCAAGGCCAACGACCTCGCCAAGCCTCTGGAAGAGGCTAAGACTCCGTACAAGATCCACATAGTGAAGGACCACGACATGAAGGAGAGGTTGTGCTTGGAGGTCGAGAGGCTCGGCCTCAGCGCCGTCGTTATGGGCAGCCGGGGCTTCGGCGCTTCGAAGACGACCTCCAAGGCCAGGCTCGGCAGTGTCAGTGACTACTGTGTGCATCACTGCGTCTGTCCTGTCATCGTCGTAAGGTTCTCCGATGAAAAGGACGAAAACGACGTCGCAAAGCAAGGTAAATTTGGCTGTCCGGTCGTGCGTGAGGAAGAGCCGGAGTTCCATGACGCTTTGGAGAAAG